The following are from one region of the Actinomycetota bacterium genome:
- a CDS encoding sigma-70 family RNA polymerase sigma factor has translation MAPYARRGPWLGAPFAPVLEAARAGDGAAFSQLYRALAPAVSGYLKVQGAAEPDDLTNEVFLGAFTSLPTFEGDEDKFRSWVFTIAHHRLADSRRRQSRRPVVADGADVAEAGGHGGDVEDEAMRRLGVERVRALAARLSPDQRDVVLLRMVAGMTVEQVSESLGKPVTAVKALQRRAVASLRRSFVGEGVSR, from the coding sequence ATGGCTCCGTACGCTCGCCGCGGCCCGTGGCTGGGGGCACCGTTCGCCCCGGTCCTGGAGGCAGCTCGGGCGGGCGACGGGGCCGCGTTCTCCCAGCTCTACCGGGCGTTGGCCCCGGCCGTCAGCGGCTACCTGAAGGTGCAGGGTGCGGCCGAGCCCGACGACCTCACCAACGAGGTCTTCCTCGGGGCGTTCACGTCGCTGCCGACCTTCGAGGGCGACGAGGACAAGTTCCGCTCGTGGGTCTTCACCATCGCCCACCACCGCCTGGCCGACTCTCGGCGCCGCCAGTCGCGCCGGCCGGTCGTGGCCGACGGGGCCGACGTGGCCGAGGCGGGCGGTCACGGGGGCGACGTGGAGGACGAGGCCATGCGGCGCCTCGGTGTGGAGCGGGTGCGGGCCCTGGCCGCCCGCCTCTCCCCCGACCAGCGCGACGTGGTCCTGCTGCGCATGGTGGCGGGCATGACCGTCGAGCAGGTCTCGGAGTCTCTGGGCAAGCCGGTGACGGCCGTGAAGGCGCTGCAGCGCCGGGCCGTGGCGTCGCTGCGGCGCTCGTTCGTAGGAGAAGGGGTATCGCGGTGA